From Lasioglossum baleicum chromosome 2, iyLasBale1, whole genome shotgun sequence, a single genomic window includes:
- the LOC143221100 gene encoding maltase A2 isoform X1, which translates to MNIQKPEGLLSVVLPTELASSPSSRQLIINHDQQDEEASDCSLLTSSPLNDNVFESVGIFVSSLEGNPVESISPPILENINKEDGLNEFMSIVNSSSRILNDEPSSRDPMVESTSSGSSSDTNGPVCAQLLTQLNTAYQHLAPDAQALFYNQENGGKPPLVGIQLVVPKPPKDYRFMKWNWPLIRKTCFWSLMSVLAGCMALVIGVIVTMPKKCDPRVQWWQGSIFYEIFPASFQDSSKGDGIGDLRGIVMRLDYLKELGVRGIRLNSVYPAAHYPEHYFDIDNLTDLNKDLGSMEDFDVLVREIHRRNMSLLLDLPLYPFVKTLYDENVMIEKPNKTDKAVRERRGVTDDSVALEDVVPTTASMLRHGIRNPLSSTPPSLEEPQHQALTSNHISAVMENPVTAAIRTWSQRGVDGFYLKGLEHYVEEKSFASILNHWRSILGYQKIFICHMNALNAATSVAKESILRNMNLVDVTLGLSNGTKEIKKQVEEITKGLLFEKPDYPWVHWSIGGVDSQRVASTITVKNATIAASLLGMMLPGTPSIFYGDEVGILDCECEDHKDLGHVHNVAPMNWDLIDGSGHKFASAGVTAWLPEAAKPLQTNLVGTIPEMVKLRSETTPIYVKAVMKENQVLANCDIRYADDEMIVIERWYPRRNSYVFVANLGNKTQTKDLSFLYYGGHVVVGPASRLNRDVYFKEMIVSPGEAFVIKLDK; encoded by the exons ATGAATATCCAGAAGCCCGAGGGTCTTTTGTCGGTGGTGCTACCCACCGAACTTGCATCTTCGCCCAGCTCACGACAGCTCATTATAAATCACGACCAACAG GACGAAGAAGCATCGGATTGTTCGCTTCTGACGTCTAGTCCACTCAATGACAATGTGTTCGAGTCCGTCGGGATTTTCGTTTCTTCTTTGGAGGGAAATCCCGTGGAGTCTATTTCTCCGCCGATACTCGAGAACATTAATAAAGAGGATGGACTTAACGAGTTCATGAGTATAGTGAATAGTTCAAGCAGAATCCTGAACGATG AACCCAGCTCCCGTGATCCGATGGTGGAGTCGACGAGCAGCGGCAGCAGCAGTGACACGAACGGCCCTGTTTGCGCGCAATTGTTGACGCAGCTGAACACAGCCTATCAACATCTCGCCCCCGATGCACAGGCACTG ttttACAATCAGGAGAACGGAGGAAAGCCACCGTTGGTCGGGATCCAACTGGTGGTCCCGAAGCCGCCGAAGGATTATCGTTTCATGAAATGGAATTGGCCGTTGATAAGGAAAACCTGCTTCTGGTCCCTGATGTCGGTGCTAGCTGGTTGCATGGCGCTCGTCATCGGTGTCATCGTCACTATGCCCAAAAA GTGCGACCCGCGAGTGCAATGGTGGCAGGGGAGCATCTTCTACGAGATATTCCCGGCGTCTTTTCAGGATTCCTCGAAGGGTGATGGTATCGGCGACCTTCGAGGGATAGTGATGCGTCTGGACTACTTGAAAGAGCTAGGAGTCCGAGGGATCCGTTTGAACTCCGTCTATCCAGCGGCACACTATCCCGAACATTATTTCGACATCGACAACTTGACCGACTTGAACAAGGATCTGGGGAGTATGGAGGATTTCGATGTGCTCGTGCGCGAGATCCACCGACGAAACATGAGTTTGCTATTGGATCTCCCGCTCTATCCGTTCGTAAAGACACTGTACGACGAGAACGTGATGATCGAGAAGCCGAACAAGACTGACAAAGCGGTGCGCGAGAGAAGAGGCGTTACGGATGATTCTGTAGCTTTGGAGGATGTTGTACCAACAACAGCCTCCATGTTGCGACACGGGATCAGGAACCCGTTGTCTTCGACGCCGCCGTCCTTAGAGGAGCCGCAGCATCAAGCTCTGACGTCGAATCACATAAGCGCGGTGATGGAGAACCCAGTCACGGCTGCGATTAGAACATGGTCTCAAAGGGGAGTTGATGGCTTTTATTTGAAGGGCCTGGAACACTACGTCGAAGAGAAATCGTTCGCTAGCATTCTGAACCATTGGAGGTCGATCTTGGGCtatcagaaaattttcatttgccACATGAACGCCCTGAATGCTGCCACATCCGTTGCGAAGGAATCTATTCTGAGGAATATGAATCTCGTGGATGTTACGCTAGGATTGTCAAACGGAACGAAAGAGATCAAGAAACAGGTGGAAGAGATCACCAAGGGTTTGCTGTTCGAGAAGCCCGATTATCCTTGGGTGCATTGGTCCATAGGCGGAGTGGACTCTCAGAGGGTGGCTTCCACTATCACCGTGAAAAATGCTACCATTGCTGCGTCTTTGTTAGGGATGATGCTGCCCGGGACGCCGAGTATATTTTATGGGGATGAG GTAGGTATACTGGACTGTGAGTGCGAGGATCACAAGGATCTCGGTCATGTGCACAACGTGGCTCCGATGAACTGGGATTTGATCGACGGTTCCGGCCATAAGTTTGCGTCCGCGGGTGTTACGGCTTGGCTACCGGAAGCCGCAAAACCGCTGCAGACAAACTTGGTGGGGACTATACCGGAAATGGTTAAGCTCAGATCCGAGACGACCCCGATTTATGTTAAAGCGGTGATGAAAGAGAATCAGGTGCTGGCTAACTGTGATATTAG ATACGCAGATGACGAAATGATTGTGATAGAGCGATGGTATCCACGGCGAAACTCGTACGTTTTCGTAGCAAATCTGGGCAACAAAACGCAGACGAAGGATTTGTCTTTCCTTTATTACGGTGGTCACGTTGTTGTTGGTCCCGCGTCCAGGCTGAACCGGGACGTGTACTTCAAGGAGATGATCGTGTCTCCGGGAGAGGCATTTGTCATAAAGCTTGACAAATGA
- the LOC143221100 gene encoding maltase A2 isoform X2 codes for MNIQKPEGLLSVVLPTELASSPSSRQLIINHDQQDEEASDCSLLTSSPLNDNVFESVGIFVSSLEGNPVESISPPILENINKEDGLNEFMSIVNSSSRILNDEPSSRDPMVESTSSGSSSDTNGPVCAQLLTQLNTAYQHLAPDAQALENGGKPPLVGIQLVVPKPPKDYRFMKWNWPLIRKTCFWSLMSVLAGCMALVIGVIVTMPKKCDPRVQWWQGSIFYEIFPASFQDSSKGDGIGDLRGIVMRLDYLKELGVRGIRLNSVYPAAHYPEHYFDIDNLTDLNKDLGSMEDFDVLVREIHRRNMSLLLDLPLYPFVKTLYDENVMIEKPNKTDKAVRERRGVTDDSVALEDVVPTTASMLRHGIRNPLSSTPPSLEEPQHQALTSNHISAVMENPVTAAIRTWSQRGVDGFYLKGLEHYVEEKSFASILNHWRSILGYQKIFICHMNALNAATSVAKESILRNMNLVDVTLGLSNGTKEIKKQVEEITKGLLFEKPDYPWVHWSIGGVDSQRVASTITVKNATIAASLLGMMLPGTPSIFYGDEVGILDCECEDHKDLGHVHNVAPMNWDLIDGSGHKFASAGVTAWLPEAAKPLQTNLVGTIPEMVKLRSETTPIYVKAVMKENQVLANCDIRYADDEMIVIERWYPRRNSYVFVANLGNKTQTKDLSFLYYGGHVVVGPASRLNRDVYFKEMIVSPGEAFVIKLDK; via the exons ATGAATATCCAGAAGCCCGAGGGTCTTTTGTCGGTGGTGCTACCCACCGAACTTGCATCTTCGCCCAGCTCACGACAGCTCATTATAAATCACGACCAACAG GACGAAGAAGCATCGGATTGTTCGCTTCTGACGTCTAGTCCACTCAATGACAATGTGTTCGAGTCCGTCGGGATTTTCGTTTCTTCTTTGGAGGGAAATCCCGTGGAGTCTATTTCTCCGCCGATACTCGAGAACATTAATAAAGAGGATGGACTTAACGAGTTCATGAGTATAGTGAATAGTTCAAGCAGAATCCTGAACGATG AACCCAGCTCCCGTGATCCGATGGTGGAGTCGACGAGCAGCGGCAGCAGCAGTGACACGAACGGCCCTGTTTGCGCGCAATTGTTGACGCAGCTGAACACAGCCTATCAACATCTCGCCCCCGATGCACAGGCACTG GAGAACGGAGGAAAGCCACCGTTGGTCGGGATCCAACTGGTGGTCCCGAAGCCGCCGAAGGATTATCGTTTCATGAAATGGAATTGGCCGTTGATAAGGAAAACCTGCTTCTGGTCCCTGATGTCGGTGCTAGCTGGTTGCATGGCGCTCGTCATCGGTGTCATCGTCACTATGCCCAAAAA GTGCGACCCGCGAGTGCAATGGTGGCAGGGGAGCATCTTCTACGAGATATTCCCGGCGTCTTTTCAGGATTCCTCGAAGGGTGATGGTATCGGCGACCTTCGAGGGATAGTGATGCGTCTGGACTACTTGAAAGAGCTAGGAGTCCGAGGGATCCGTTTGAACTCCGTCTATCCAGCGGCACACTATCCCGAACATTATTTCGACATCGACAACTTGACCGACTTGAACAAGGATCTGGGGAGTATGGAGGATTTCGATGTGCTCGTGCGCGAGATCCACCGACGAAACATGAGTTTGCTATTGGATCTCCCGCTCTATCCGTTCGTAAAGACACTGTACGACGAGAACGTGATGATCGAGAAGCCGAACAAGACTGACAAAGCGGTGCGCGAGAGAAGAGGCGTTACGGATGATTCTGTAGCTTTGGAGGATGTTGTACCAACAACAGCCTCCATGTTGCGACACGGGATCAGGAACCCGTTGTCTTCGACGCCGCCGTCCTTAGAGGAGCCGCAGCATCAAGCTCTGACGTCGAATCACATAAGCGCGGTGATGGAGAACCCAGTCACGGCTGCGATTAGAACATGGTCTCAAAGGGGAGTTGATGGCTTTTATTTGAAGGGCCTGGAACACTACGTCGAAGAGAAATCGTTCGCTAGCATTCTGAACCATTGGAGGTCGATCTTGGGCtatcagaaaattttcatttgccACATGAACGCCCTGAATGCTGCCACATCCGTTGCGAAGGAATCTATTCTGAGGAATATGAATCTCGTGGATGTTACGCTAGGATTGTCAAACGGAACGAAAGAGATCAAGAAACAGGTGGAAGAGATCACCAAGGGTTTGCTGTTCGAGAAGCCCGATTATCCTTGGGTGCATTGGTCCATAGGCGGAGTGGACTCTCAGAGGGTGGCTTCCACTATCACCGTGAAAAATGCTACCATTGCTGCGTCTTTGTTAGGGATGATGCTGCCCGGGACGCCGAGTATATTTTATGGGGATGAG GTAGGTATACTGGACTGTGAGTGCGAGGATCACAAGGATCTCGGTCATGTGCACAACGTGGCTCCGATGAACTGGGATTTGATCGACGGTTCCGGCCATAAGTTTGCGTCCGCGGGTGTTACGGCTTGGCTACCGGAAGCCGCAAAACCGCTGCAGACAAACTTGGTGGGGACTATACCGGAAATGGTTAAGCTCAGATCCGAGACGACCCCGATTTATGTTAAAGCGGTGATGAAAGAGAATCAGGTGCTGGCTAACTGTGATATTAG ATACGCAGATGACGAAATGATTGTGATAGAGCGATGGTATCCACGGCGAAACTCGTACGTTTTCGTAGCAAATCTGGGCAACAAAACGCAGACGAAGGATTTGTCTTTCCTTTATTACGGTGGTCACGTTGTTGTTGGTCCCGCGTCCAGGCTGAACCGGGACGTGTACTTCAAGGAGATGATCGTGTCTCCGGGAGAGGCATTTGTCATAAAGCTTGACAAATGA
- the Osi gene encoding electron transfer flavoprotein regulatory factor orsai produces the protein MSQRSKVVQLYKTLLFMGKDYPRGYDFFKRNLRKAFEKNKGETDPEKIDKMLAHGNYVIKELEALYMLRKYRTLKRRYR, from the exons ATGTCGCAACGTTCTAAAGTGGTTCAATTATACAAAAcg CTGTTATTTATGGGTAAAGATTATCCAAGAGGTTATGATTTTTTCAAGCGAAATTTAAGAAAAgcctttgaaaaaaataaaggagaaaCGGATCcagaaaaaattgataaaatgttgGCGCATGGAAACTATGTAATTAAAGAACTGGAAGCTTTGTATATGTTACGAAAATACAGAACATTGAAAAGAAGATACAGATAA
- the LOC143221229 gene encoding trafficking protein particle complex subunit 2-like protein codes for MAVCVAVIGKDNSPKYIRCADESMALQFHCKVHTSIDIIEEKLNVGNKAVIDIRDLYLGLLYATEEYKIYGYATNTKIKFIIVLQSSNTTLRENDVKMIFKKLHAAYSNSVCNPFYIPDDEINSKSFDLSIMEIMGII; via the exons ATGGCAGTTTGTGTTGCTGTGATAGGTAAAGAT AATTCTCCGAAATATATTCGATGTGCAGACGAATCAATGGCATTGCAGTTTCACTGCAAAGTTCATACATCAATAGATATTATAGAAGAGAAACTGAATGTTGGAAATAAAGCAGTAATTgatattagagatttgtatttgGGATTATTGTATGCGACAGAAGAGTATAAAAT ATATGGCTATGCGACAAATACAAAAATCAAGTTTATTATTGTGTTGCAGTCATCGAATACAACCCTACGTGAAAACGATGTGAAAATG atctttaaaaaattgcatgctGCCTACTCTAATTCTGTGTGTAATCCATTCTACATTCCAGACGATGAAATCAATTCCAA GTCGTTTGATTTATCAATAATGGAAATAATGGGCATTATATAG
- the Mrps21 gene encoding mitochondrial ribosomal protein S21 yields MGMRRHAQFIARTVMVQNGNVDSAYKVLSRILGQEKILEQYRRTRFFERPSQTRRRVNYEKCMAIYNEDMNRKIKFILRTNREDPYPGCS; encoded by the coding sequence ATGGGAATGAGACGACATGCTCAATTTATTGCTAGAACTGTTATGGTCCAAAATGGCAATGTCGACTCAGCTTATAAAGTATTAAGTCGTATATTGGGACAAGAAAAAATTTTAGAACAATATAGGCGTACTAGGTTCTTTGAGAGACCTTCGCAAACAAGACGTAGagtaaattatgaaaaatgtatGGCCATCTATAACGAGGATATgaacagaaaaattaaatttattttaagaacAAACAGAGAAGATCCATATCCTGGATGTTCTTAA
- the LOC143221160 gene encoding uncharacterized protein LOC143221160 isoform X2, with product MYALYFDYCFCRKQDRKESGRRSTIQLTRKLLEHSDLVMYMKENQRPVNLMDAEDYHLANVLEFPERKAVRRRRSKNNKHLSNKEKKKKKKNAHKVHPEHRKTQKKRAHGATGHAVAYNWAANKEDKDTLTDHVEWNDEAVCSCSDGDIGSAIKCSICNRFYQTSSDISNKYVSSLGVQKSKDKEKKKRFSFLQKSFQDKKKEKNLENRDWKKADEKSILKKHEKFPSTSQGDQQCACCKCDLHIRDKMIREKKENKRKVLQKLKAKKRKEKKRRKDEIRKSEKCANVCFKDNCK from the exons ATGTACGCTTTATATTTTGATTATTGTTTTTGCAGAAAACAAG atAGAAAAGAATCTGGGAGACGATCAACAATTCAGTTGACACGAAAGTTGTTGGAGCACTCTGATCTCGTaatgtatatgaaagaaaatcaGAGGCCGGTTAACTTAATGGACGCTGAAGATTATCATTTAGCAAACGTGTTAGAATTTCCAGAACGCAAAGCTGTGCGCAGGCGTAGGtcgaaaaataataaacatttatccaataaagaaaagaagaagaagaagaaaaatgcTCACAAAGTTCATCCTGAGCATCGTAAAACACAAAAGAAACGAGCCCATGGTGCAACAGGACACGCTGTCGC ATATAATTGGGCCGCAAATAAAGAAGACAAAGATACTTTAACCGATCATGTTGAATGGAACGATGAAGCTGTTTGTTCCTGCTCGGACGGAGATATCGGAAGCGCAATAAAATGTTCGATTTGCAATCGATTTTATCAAACTTCTTCGGATATTTCTAACAAATATGTATCCTCGTTGGGCGTACAAAAATCGAAAGATAAAGAGAAGAAAAAGCGATTCAGTTTCCTTCAGAAAAGCTTCCAAGAcaagaagaaagagaagaatCTGGAAAATCGGGATTGGAA GAAAGCTGACGAGAAGTCGATTTTAAAGAAACATGAAAAATTTCCAAGCACTTCCCAAGGGGATCAACAGTGTGCTTGTTGTAAATGTGATTTACACATACGAG ATAAAATGATTCGTGAGAAGAAAGAGAATAAAAGAAAAGTATTGCAGAAATTGAAAGCGAAAAAACGTAaggagaagaaaagaagaaaagatgAAATACGCAAATCAGAGAAATGTGCGAACGTATGTTTCAAagataattgtaaataa
- the LOC143221160 gene encoding uncharacterized protein LOC143221160 isoform X1 codes for MYALYFDYCFCRKQDRKESGRRSTIQLTRKLLEHSDLVMYMKENQRPVNLMDAEDYHLANVLEFPERKAVRRRRSKNNKHLSNKEKKKKKKNAHKVHPEHRKTQKKRAHGATGHAVAHKTHKLKKKENKPRDTRCYLRQHQSLCISILFVLLFIVLCLVAAYWLHRRSRLIKARGTRFKYNWAANKEDKDTLTDHVEWNDEAVCSCSDGDIGSAIKCSICNRFYQTSSDISNKYVSSLGVQKSKDKEKKKRFSFLQKSFQDKKKEKNLENRDWKKADEKSILKKHEKFPSTSQGDQQCACCKCDLHIRDKMIREKKENKRKVLQKLKAKKRKEKKRRKDEIRKSEKCANVCFKDNCK; via the exons ATGTACGCTTTATATTTTGATTATTGTTTTTGCAGAAAACAAG atAGAAAAGAATCTGGGAGACGATCAACAATTCAGTTGACACGAAAGTTGTTGGAGCACTCTGATCTCGTaatgtatatgaaagaaaatcaGAGGCCGGTTAACTTAATGGACGCTGAAGATTATCATTTAGCAAACGTGTTAGAATTTCCAGAACGCAAAGCTGTGCGCAGGCGTAGGtcgaaaaataataaacatttatccaataaagaaaagaagaagaagaagaaaaatgcTCACAAAGTTCATCCTGAGCATCGTAAAACACAAAAGAAACGAGCCCATGGTGCAACAGGACACGCTGTCGC TCACAAGACCcataaattgaaaaagaaagagaataaaCCACGTGACACGAGGTGTTACCTAAGGCAACATCAATCTCTTTGTATCTCGATCTTGTTTGTTTTACTCTTTATTGTTTTATGCCTGGTCGCAGCTTATTGGCTCCACAGGCGGAGTCGTTTAATAAAGGCACGTGGTACGCGATTCAA ATATAATTGGGCCGCAAATAAAGAAGACAAAGATACTTTAACCGATCATGTTGAATGGAACGATGAAGCTGTTTGTTCCTGCTCGGACGGAGATATCGGAAGCGCAATAAAATGTTCGATTTGCAATCGATTTTATCAAACTTCTTCGGATATTTCTAACAAATATGTATCCTCGTTGGGCGTACAAAAATCGAAAGATAAAGAGAAGAAAAAGCGATTCAGTTTCCTTCAGAAAAGCTTCCAAGAcaagaagaaagagaagaatCTGGAAAATCGGGATTGGAA GAAAGCTGACGAGAAGTCGATTTTAAAGAAACATGAAAAATTTCCAAGCACTTCCCAAGGGGATCAACAGTGTGCTTGTTGTAAATGTGATTTACACATACGAG ATAAAATGATTCGTGAGAAGAAAGAGAATAAAAGAAAAGTATTGCAGAAATTGAAAGCGAAAAAACGTAaggagaagaaaagaagaaaagatgAAATACGCAAATCAGAGAAATGTGCGAACGTATGTTTCAAagataattgtaaataa
- the LOC143221160 gene encoding uncharacterized protein LOC143221160 isoform X3: MYALYFDYCFCRKQDRKESGRRSTIQLTRKLLEHSDLVMYMKENQRPVNLMDAEDYHLANVLEFPERKAVRRRRSKNNKHLSNKEKKKKKKNAHKVHPEHRKTQKKRAHGATGHAVAHKTHKLKKKENKPRDTRCYLRQHQSLCISILFVLLFIVLCLVAAYWLHRRSRLIKARGTRFKYNWAANKEDKDTLTDHVEWNDEAVCSCSDGDIGSAIKCSICNRFYQTSSDISNKYVSSLGVQKSKDKEKKKRFSFLQKSFQDKKKEKNLENRDWKCVKRKNIGKLTRSRF, encoded by the exons ATGTACGCTTTATATTTTGATTATTGTTTTTGCAGAAAACAAG atAGAAAAGAATCTGGGAGACGATCAACAATTCAGTTGACACGAAAGTTGTTGGAGCACTCTGATCTCGTaatgtatatgaaagaaaatcaGAGGCCGGTTAACTTAATGGACGCTGAAGATTATCATTTAGCAAACGTGTTAGAATTTCCAGAACGCAAAGCTGTGCGCAGGCGTAGGtcgaaaaataataaacatttatccaataaagaaaagaagaagaagaagaaaaatgcTCACAAAGTTCATCCTGAGCATCGTAAAACACAAAAGAAACGAGCCCATGGTGCAACAGGACACGCTGTCGC TCACAAGACCcataaattgaaaaagaaagagaataaaCCACGTGACACGAGGTGTTACCTAAGGCAACATCAATCTCTTTGTATCTCGATCTTGTTTGTTTTACTCTTTATTGTTTTATGCCTGGTCGCAGCTTATTGGCTCCACAGGCGGAGTCGTTTAATAAAGGCACGTGGTACGCGATTCAA ATATAATTGGGCCGCAAATAAAGAAGACAAAGATACTTTAACCGATCATGTTGAATGGAACGATGAAGCTGTTTGTTCCTGCTCGGACGGAGATATCGGAAGCGCAATAAAATGTTCGATTTGCAATCGATTTTATCAAACTTCTTCGGATATTTCTAACAAATATGTATCCTCGTTGGGCGTACAAAAATCGAAAGATAAAGAGAAGAAAAAGCGATTCAGTTTCCTTCAGAAAAGCTTCCAAGAcaagaagaaagagaagaatCTGGAAAATCGGGATTGGAAGTGCGTAAAAAGGAAGAATATTG GAAAGCTGACGAGAAGTCGATTTTAA
- the LOC143221185 gene encoding uncharacterized protein LOC143221185 isoform X3 encodes MRLESIFKYALFLVPLYFPTCMLQIITEIDVPELQLLASNLKPEECIQFISLDSQFPLSDEEVQKLAREQSCFRNLVKWICQLRTVTKNTWPVVNERLERIGRKDLVACLTEFKMKTSKSPKVIREVQLAEDSEGDEGVATAAVPPTTPKGTDANATTQNANQTINKFRAIGQKTFKVSLRTAGLVVASTILVTCCCTLFIRRSLANLWNKIFRRKKKKKGKLIDEGEVVSRSYFVRKPRAKKKRASSYELINTGTQGTMYIAPAEPEPPEPTGCYKCYKKKRKKSTRRPHR; translated from the exons ATGCGCTTAGaaagtattttcaaatatgCCCTCTTCCTAGTTCCACTCTATTTTCCTACCTGTATGCTGCAG ATTATTACCGAGATCGATGTTCCGGAACTCCAACTATTAGCATCGAACTTGAAACCAGAAGAATGTATACAATTTATCTCCTTGGACTCTCAGT ttccaCTGTCAGACGAAGAAGTGCAGAAACTAGCACGAGAACAGAGCTGTTTCCGCAATCTCGTGAAATGGATCTGTCAATTAAGAACAGTTACAAAAAATACATGGCCAGTTGTAAACGAACGTCTTGAACGAATTGGAAGAAAAGACTTAGTTGCCTGTCTTACTGAATTTAAGATGAAAACTTCGAAGTCACCGAAAGTGATTCGTGAAGTTCAGTTGGCCGAGGACTCGGA aggTGACGAAGGCGTTGCAACAGCTGCAGTACCACCCACCACACCAAAGGGAACGGATGCTAACGCTACAACTCAGAACGCGAATCAAACGATAAATAAATTCCGTG CCATAGGACAAAAAACCTTCAAGGTATCGTTACGGACTGCAGGACTTGTTGTAGCATCTACTATACTTGTCACTTGTTGTTGCACTTTATTTATAAGGCGCAGTTTAGCAAATCTGTGGAATAAAATAttcagaagaaaaaaaaagaagaaagg AAAATTGATAGATGAAGGAGAGGTCGTCTCCAGAAGCTATTTTGTAAGAAAACCACGGGCGAAGAAAAAAAGAGCGTCATCTTACGAATTGATAAACACAGGCACACAGGGCACCATGTATATTGCACCCGCAGAACCAGAACCACCCGAACCAACGGGTTGTTATAAGTgttacaaaaagaaaagaaagaaaagtacCAGAAGGCCACACAGATGA